A segment of the Necator americanus strain Aroian chromosome IV, whole genome shotgun sequence genome:
CTTCAATTGCAAAGAGAAAACACCTTAAACGTCGTTCATTATGcattcattcgaaaaaaaaagttcataaaAGTCGTTGTAAGATTACAATTATAAGATTACAATTATTCCCAAATCATTGCACTAAATCATTGTGCAACATTACGATGTAAACTATTGTGCGTAGTTTCCCACAAGGTTTGCAAGTGCATGAAATATTTGTCCCCATCTTCCATGTGGTTTTCCACACTAATTTTCGTCTGATTTCGACTCCACAGGAAGCAATTCAGCAGTATCGTGACGTTGATGAATAAGATGCGATAAGAATCAATCTTTAAAATCAGTCGATTATCAAATAGATTTGCACAAGCTCTGTAATGTGAAAAGTAAAACTGCACCTACCAAGTCTGGAAAGCTATTAAGAAAATCAAGATTAGCCTCAGGATTTTTAGCTTTAGCTGCTACCATCCAAGCGTATGCACCTGTTATTGCCAGGCTCGAAAGCAATtcattaaatgaaataaatgtatataCAGATGCCGTACGACCATTCTCTTTGTCTTGATATCTGAAAAAAGTCTAACAAGCAAAGAGATAATGCGAGGTAGAAAGTCATTACTAAACCCTCAGTTTTACCTAATAAACTGATCTTGCGACTGAATTCAGTGATGATCCTAAATTTAATGGCGGCTCCCTCTcgagaaaagaagtaaaaaagacaaaaaaaaaaaggaaaaaggaggtCAAAACGGTAATTAACcatcacattttcaaaaaaaaactttatttatagAACTAGTGGATGTTATTACAAGATACTGAGGAAACATTGTTCCAAATCAATATTGTTCTGAAGTGGAAGAACTTCGAAAATTTCGGTAACTCTGGGAGgttatttcatttctctgttttttttttcattgtaacGTCTTTCTCCTATGATTTATCCActttataattaattttttgttgctttcttAGTGCTTGGAAAATGAGAGAGCTGAGCAGAGTGAGTTTCGAGACCCCTAAAAGACGTGGGCTCCTGTTTTTTTAGATCTTTTAAGTGGGTTgtcagatgaaaaaaatgctgcGCTTGGATACAATTTGTTTTCGAGTATAAACTATTTTGATCACATTTGCGTTATTACATCATACCTGTATTGAATTTGGTGACTGGACGTGAGGAATAGTGGGGTAGTATCAAGGCCCTCGAATAGTTGGGCGGGACAGCAGATGGGACCATGACAACGCGACGGTATGAGTCTAAAGGAGTTGAGTCGTCATTTGGTGGCTAGCCCAGCGGAAGCTCCTCCGGATCTGGGCAGCCGTGATTGGATCGCACCCGCCGATCCCTGCTGCTCTTTTTCAGAGCAGACCTCGGAGACAACAAAGCACAAAATGAACGCTTGAACGTTTAGTACATGTAGACAAAAGCTTTTCCCATTCTTATCGATTTGCTGACAGAAAACACGTGTGAAGATGTTGTTATTCTCATTAGTGAGAACGGTAGTGTTAGACATTTCTTTGTATTTCGcataatattagaaaaaatttttacattcTGTAACAAAAGGCAAAAAGTTTCACGTGAGTAAACTGAAACCGAAGCAAAGTAAAAGACCAGGCGAACCATGTTAAAGGCGCAATGAAGATGAAAAGTTGAGAGGAGAGGCTCTATAATAAAGGAATAGACACTGGAAAACTTCATCACCAATGTTGTGATGCGAACTCATACACTTTCTATCCGATTTGGGAGAAATTATTGCTCACTAATAATCTCAGCGATATACCTACGTGTGTTTTCCTACAGCGTAAGATCATTCATGAGATTTGTGCTTAGATTCTGCGTACGGCTTCAGTCCTCGCAACGGAGGCTTCGCCGTGCATTCTTCTTATTGCACTTTACGTTTTGTAAGCCCGACTAGTGTGTATGGAGCCCCCGAGGGTATTCTCGTTGCGTTATCACAGTTTTCGGAGTTGTTATCTTTCTTGTGACAATCGAACATCTAGGTGCTATTCTTTTTGGTCGCCCATGTTTCACTCGTAAGAGTAATAAATCACTGTAGTCATCTATTAGGAGGTGTAGTATAATGTAGGTGTGGATGTAGTATGTGTAACGTTTTCCGACATATATTCGCACAGTATGATGCCACAATAATAAGCCACCGTCTTTGTGCCAAATAAAACAAGGAGGACTCTGCAAGGGCACAGGTTGAGCTAAAAAGGTGCGGCGCCCATGCGAGTCGAGAGAGGTTAGGCAGACATCTTATTTGTTAATCCGGTGCAAGCTTCTTTAGATCCGAACTGTAGCGTGACTGAGGTCAAGCCACCGATGCTGGCGGCTTTCAGGAGTGGATCCGGGGCACACCGGAATCATATATTCGGAAGTTCATAACATTTGAAAATCGTTTCAAAGACATTATTAATGAAAAAACGCAAGAATTTCCACTGCTCACTGAAAAAGTAgctcttggattttttcctctgctttGTAGCAGACTCCTTTTGATGGGCTAGAATCAGGTTGTAAGATGTGCTTGCCTTATGCCTGCTAGAGTTAAAACTTCTCACATCCCTTtatctttgaaataaaatgaatgatacGTTCATATTTTTATGGGAAATCATAGGATTCATTGGATCATTTAAAGTTTTGAAGTTTGCATGAGGTCCGTAACCTCTTCTTTGTGCTCCCACAGGTAACTTTGCTAGAAAAGAGACACACCTCTTTTGTAGTGTGGTCACTTGCGCAACTTTTCTAGAAGTCTTCCTGTAGATACGAACAGAAATTGCGACCTAAATAGGAATGGACCAGGTTTCGGCCATCGTTTTTGAAGCAAACATTGCCAGCTTCGAAATCGAATATCTTGGTCGGTGTttaaaaagtcaaaaagtgaataaattgGAATTAACAAATGTAACGAAAACCATACCAAAAACGATAAAGCGGAATAGGATATTACAAATATCAGAATCGGAAATGTCGAATAATGCTCTACAAAAATGTTAAGAAATACACCTATTACGACGGAAACAAACACCTGAAAATTACTTGCAAGGTCATTAATTCTGTCCACGATCATAGAAAGATGTACGGAGCTTACCAGCTAAtaatgagtttttctttctactagAATTTCTACTAGAGAAGAGACtactttcatttttggaagtaagactaaaaacttctttttgtaTATATTTTAAGAATTATTTGTAATGACGTACTGCCCTTGTAATAGAGAAAACATGTGAATAGTCGttatattctattttcttttatgaatgaaaatatttgctttaaaaataCGTTATTTATGAATTACACAAAGTGAGCGGTATTTTGGAATTAGTGTACTCACAGTAGATAGGGTGATTAAAATTGTTATTGCTGGAGATACGCATTTTTCGTATTTTGATACCGTTAGGACGGCAATCCCACGTTCGATGCAAAGTGCAAGATTGCTCATATAAAAGAGAATCCCACAGCATCGACCAAATGATCCCACGAGCTTGACGACTACCTAAAATGGAAGTGGAACTCAAATAATGGAACGCAACATCTAAAGTCGTGTAAAATCaccaaaatgaaacaaaattctaCAGCTATACGATGTTCCTTCTGCGATTGTCCGCACATTAAATTTCCCTTCTTGTCAAGGAACGTATCCAAAAATTTCTACGAGTCAAAGGAAATGGACAAAAACAAGCCTGTGATTTGCAATCAAATTGAATGCAAATAGCTTTCATATAGGATGATACCATAGCGAATTGAGCTCCGAAAGTTAATAGAAAAATGAGtgttctgaaagaaaatgatttggattgtggtagaaaaaaaaagaaagtctttaacaacaatttttttgacgTTTAATCTTCGACTCCATAAACGTTAGAGTCGAATGTCCGAAGGAGATGACACAttcgaaatgttttgaaaccaattcacctgaaatttgGGTGCAGAAAGTGTATGGAGATCATCATGTACCAAATTGGTATGCTGGTTGCCGTACCAATCCCAGCCAAACAAAAACTTATGACACGAAATACCACCATTTCCAGTGTAGAAGGGAAAAATCCTGTGCGCTAGGAGGAGATTAGCTCTTCTTGCCTAGAAAGACAGCTTCGGTAGTAGGGTAGAGCTTCAGTAGGTAGAGCACAGAAGAGAGAGCGCTAAATGGATGCTTCAAAGTaatcagaaaattcttttctctcatGAAACGATGAATAAGCATTATTGGCCTCCATCTTTTCGTACAAAGAAAGTAGTGTCGTCAGTCAGTTCTTCACATCTTAATTTTGTCGGTTTACAGCACGATGACGGAAGTTTTGTCACCGAAAGTTGTCAGTTTTTCCTTGAACAAATTGTTATAAGGCTGACGTAAGAATGCATTTTTCCATTGGTATGAGAATCTTCCACTCTATGGAATTATTTAGTCCACAAGTACtgtaaaaatagagaaattatGGCTGGTAAACGTGAGATTGACTAGAAAGAAAATCCGAGAAGCGCTTTAAAACACGAATTTTGATAAAGTGCGTTTCCGCTACAAAGCCCGTCAAGAAAGCATTTCCGATAGTGAAACTTcacgaaatgaaaagagagacgaaaaaaacgaagatgttACAATGTTGTACATTATTAGTTGGTAAAACTATCTCGAACTCTTCCAGTTACGAGTGATATAGGGAGCAGAATGATTGAAATAATTACGCATAATGATAACATTGCAATACATGACAgtcaaatatttctaaaatgaCGTTTCGCAGGGTGCTACCTTCACACGCAGGTATACCATTTGCGTGCAAAATATATGAGTTCTTAACAAGTGGTTTTTGAGCTATAGCTAcgcattggtttttttttctttgtctgaGTATTTCTGCATAAGAATCGTTTTAGAAACAAAAGAGCAggctgaaagaaaacaagcaaGTATAtgtagccaaaaaaaaaaactaaacaagcGTTGGTACTCCTAaataaatctcaaaaaatcgaaTTGACTATCGAATGAAAAACTATTCTAAGAGAAGATTTCTTAATTTGGTTCTAgaataaatccacaaaatgCGTGCATTTGCTGTTGTCGCTAGGAAGTCCCCAGCAGAAGATTCGAAGAGTTCCGTAATCTTTTCTGTTGATTAGTACTCAGTGCTCGTTGTTACTTCTTTAGGATCACGGGACTGGAAATGACTTCAAGAAATGTCTGAAGATTTATAATTGCTGTTTACGCTGAGCCAACAAGCCGTTGCTTTGTTTCCAGTGCCGAAATGCAGATAACGTCAGCTAGTTTGTCGGTAGTGGTAGTAGTCTGATCGAAATTGGTTctatttttcctcaatttcttcGTTTGCAAAGTGTACTCGATGTATTGAATATCAAAAACgattttgcaaataaaaacGTGAAGACTCTCCATCTTATCACAGAGAAAGCTTTTCTGCTCGCTCTAAGTCATGCCAAGCAGCAGCTTAACAATcagtttaagttttttttttttttttttttgaaatgatattGACACTTGAGTGACATTTTAACTTCGCGCTAAGCAGCCAATTCCTATCAAACTACTaccatttcaaataaaaagttcGAGAGTGAGGTGAAAGTTATGCACTCAACCAAATATCATTAAATTCATATAATGTATCACTAAGGAGCAAGAAAAACAGCTGTGAAGAAACACAAAAGCTGTGAAGCGTCTCCATCACCGAAGGAATCAAATATGTTGAAAATTCGTTAATAATGGAACGTTCTGAACCTTCTGAACAATAGAAGCATGAGAACTTTGCTCGTTTGTATAACACGTAGTGCCTGCACCTATTGTTGCCAGTATCGGAAAAAAGAGTTTCAAGAAATATGAATGATGTTGTGAAGGGTAGTTATACGCACCAGTTACCTTTCAAATGAGTTGGAATACAGCAGCGGAAAAGAGCTATACTATTTACCAAAATTAAACTGAACGTCACAGACAGAAAATGCCCTACGGAAATGAGTGCTGACTAGAAGAGGGATTACCAGAGAAGGCTTTAATGGGTTTTAGCAGAACGGAAAGATTGTTCATAGCAAATATTGCACTTGCAGGTATGCTGAAGACTTGATAAAATTTACTCTTTCAATCTAATTTAACCCAattaattttccatttttcggtacaaaatagaaaaacaaagaaacgatCAGTGATGAAGAATACGGGTCCCATCCTGATATATCTACAAGTTTCCAACTTTTATTGTCAGAAAAGTGATCAGCCTAAATGTGGTGTCCTGGCGGATGACTCATACAAAAGATCAGAACCCTATTCGCTTTAGAGGCACTTGTCTAGTACGAGAAACCATAGCTACACCATACCAAATGGAGACCATTCCATTGCCTTGACCAGGTTGCCTCAAAGGTAACTGTAGAGGTAAGGCCCGGCTTTGACGAGGAGCGACAGGCATCGGTGTGTGGGACCCAAAGGCGAATGTGAGGATCCGGAGGGACTCACGCTGAGCTAGTTAGTTCGTGCCTGTCTAGCCCCTCTGAAACCTGGATTCGTCATATCCCTTTGCCCCTATTCCCCCTTCTAGGGCGACGCCTATCCCCTTTGTCCCAACCCAAGTGGATAAGTGGTGTAACTGTCATAATGTTCGGTGAtacaaaaatattcacaagGGCGGTTTAGCCAATCATTGCACCAATAGAAGGTAacaatatattatatacatgACACGAACAGATAGTATGCTATACGAAGCGGGTGAAGTCATAAGGGGAatggtaaagagggtccccgcggattctccgcgaatgtcTCCGAGACacaacgtgcccagtggatatgccgggaGATTCGCGAGcatacctcgaagaggtcgcgctccagtcgttcatgaagacgcgggcaaccgtcttagatgttcttctagccacagagacacagaaaactgcggagttacaagaaaatatgcaaagaagagtggtatgagctgtcgaaattaccgaattagtcaaagaataatagtgttagatagaagtacatgggattttgaatggtgttctaataaagaaagggagtttgtctttatatcaccttcagaaagtctagaaatcttacgaaatttgaactctttttcttcctgtaagttccaagaagtcagagatacagaaggtccctctgtccagaaataatttaggctacaaaaaagcttgagagttacaggataacgataactctcattaccgttacttttgaaacctgtaatgttccgttttaacgaaaatttttatgcaagtaatttgaagctattagatacatccttattttatatttcaagtgaggatttctcttgcttctggtacgattactaaattgagtgaattatatcctagccggtgatgcagcgtatgattagcggtaggtaagcagagtcagctatttatgtgctaacgaaagtgaattcctttaggacacgcaccttcgctaattgctctgacgaggcatgatcggggcatgctcgaaattccgccgggatcctctttacacgcacccaagTCATAACGGTTAGGCAGATAGTGATTCTTGGTTTGTAATTGGTAGATGGTTGGCGGTTTGGTCCCCATGGTGTGCAGCCAACAGTGGTGATGCGGTTGAACATAGTCAATGGTGTGCGCACGAAAACACGGTATTATAAAAATACGAGGCGGGACAACatcaaaatggaaagaaaagaccTGGAACACGAGCACTGGGAACCAGCCCTTGTATACGCCGTTTTGCACGTGAGAGCTACCGTATTACTTTGCCATTGGCAACTTTTCCCGCGCGCTGGCTTTGAGAGTCGTCCCAGGCACGACAGTAAtccaagaaggaaaaatcagtTTGGTAGCAATGATTTTGTAGAGCTTGTGGACCAGGATTTATGAGAAGAACATTAAAAACACCATATTGACACATTTAAGAGTGTACTTAAATCATATTACGTAATAAGATTCAGTTGGCCCTGTTCACATACTTCTCTACTGGTACTTAAAAAAATCGTATCGATTACCTCTATTTTACCTGGTTTTGAACTTTATTCTGGCACGCGCTGGGACATGGACTAAAGAACTTGTCTCAGAAGGATACTTTACTACCTGAGTGAGCAAGTTCATGTGCTAGGagctaaaaaagaagaaaatctttacAAGAAATGCTCCTACAAGATCAACGTCACCCAGCACATGTGCTAAACTAGTGCACTAAAAACAactttgagaagaaattcCTTCTCATATCAAATGTGTGTTAATACGAAATAATTTTGACATATTGTTTGTGCGAAGTATGTATACTATCAATGCTTTGAAGTTTGCTGCCGAAACTACCTGTCCGTGGCGTTCCACCTCTTTTATGTAGACAGTTCTCTAGAAACTAATGCAAGAAAGAATACGTTGAAGAACAGggaagaattttgttttgtggacATGTAATGAGGGATCGATGAATGCAGCGCGAACGAAATCTGTAGGCACATATTTCTATGTGAACGCACACATGTGACGATATTATCAcagagcaaaaaagaaaacttcgtaATTAAACTTTTCAATGCAGATAATTCGAAAATGAGCACCACTAAAATGCCGCAAGGTAAATGCGTTGGCCTTCTCACGTTTTAATTATGTGTGAGAGTAAAAAGTGCTTTTATATACGAAGGAATCCAcagaacagtaaaaaaaattatttcaacagAGGGTGTAATGGCCAATTAACAGATGTCCCTATCGAAGTCTTTGTAATCGCGCATAAATAAgtctgcactacacttaccaacttgagtcagcgtacttgcttttcattgcagctatgcttctacttttacttagtgcttttacacttctgttagcttctgaagatctcgtttgtcatccgttcctaagcgaattttcgacgctGCGTTCCCGTACAACTGcagatcttcaatatattgaattggctgtgacgaagagtgccaaagcactgtgcaagctatgaagattgccttttatggtactcaatacgaagtcacctctggttagtttcatttctttcatataaattagtaacagacaattttgttgtgtagactgtaattttgtaattctGTTTTGTAGAACTGTAATTCCGTAGTGCTTAgacttgatgggtttgacaaaaagtcgattttttgaaagaacagaAACTTTCAGGTAGTTAATTACATTTAAAATAATGGGTTTCCTATTTTGtcacatcacaacattatCGCTTTATTTActatgcatcacatttattcaaaatttcaattgttttggtttgtgccaccgaagcgactccgacgtcatcaagcatcagttagagcaccaaaaaatgctaagtcgtccatttccaagattggctcaaaaagcgcagtagtttcattaccagaattatgaagaataaattctttaaaaatcattttttggtttgtgtaccctctttttatcttaactttttatgctacaatagtcttcctcaactgcaaccgtgagtcttcttcaatcgtttattgaatattaaaaaaatttatttatcctatatcatttatttttatattaaacagaactcaagtactgaatatgcatcgttgacgtttttcttctttgagacaactcttcctttttttagtcgctgatatcgggacctgaaaaaaagccttagaatacgttccagttgtgaatatcttcCGATATGCGATAAAAACATGCCATTTACTGCTGATCATCCTTCAAGTTTCAGCACtacttctgaaaagaagcagttttcactcctgtttttctgctgaatgtcgcatacctaaattacacttcattttgtacaccttaatatgtgtttgtttgaaaacgacaaccccctctccattttctctttgctccttttattttttctgattttccgacctctacttgaattttttcttaattttctgaCCCCTCTTACGgccccctgttgagaaattctcaacacacgcttgaccctggttatggtttcttcaaaaattttgttctgacCGTGTTCACCTTTCTGTTTCCTAAAGAGTACAACTACGGTGGTACGCGGCGTTCGGACGGAGAGCTACGCACGCAAGACCGAGAAGGATCAAAAAGGCGATGCATGATCAATCCATTACTCTTCGAGCAGATGACAAAGATtgttatcgatctttatttCGGATAAGCAACGCTATGCGAACAAGCCTACAACAGAGACTTTATAAGACTCTTTTAGAGAAGTGGGCACAAAACCTGCGACCTGAATAAGtaacaatgaa
Coding sequences within it:
- a CDS encoding hypothetical protein (NECATOR_CHRIV.G16076.T1); translated protein: MVAAKAKNPEANLDFLNSFPDLIDSYRILFINVTILLNCFLWSRNQTKISVENHMEDGDKYFMHLQTLWETTHNSLHRNVAQ